The Arvicola amphibius chromosome 6, mArvAmp1.2, whole genome shotgun sequence DNA window aaattatttcaaagtcCTAATCACTCTGAGAAGAAACAATTCATGACAGAAATTGCAATTACCAAAGAGACGATCAGTTCTGCAACAGCAATTTTACTGACATTGATAACATACAAGAAATCATGAGGCTTAATTATTTGAATTTTGGGGCTACAGACACCGTGTAGAAATCTAATTAAATAGATCCAGCAAAAGTGACCAGCTGAGGAAATGGCAGCGTTGCTGAACCATGCACGGCTTGGTCCGTGAAGAGCCTCTAAACAGGCAGTGAGTGAGAAGCTAGCTCTCCTTCTCGGCTgtcatctgggaaaaaaaaatcagaggcaTCCCAGTATTGATCTTCAGCCCTCACAAGGGAGTTTACTGCAACTCCTCCGAAAACACATCTTCCACCCTAATGATCTCTCGTCAACTCTGAGACAGATGTAGACTCTCTCACCGTTTGCCACCCAGGTCTGCCATCCAGACACTGGTGAGAAAAGGATATCCTGTCTCACTTAAGAACTGAACTGCTGAGGCTCGAGAGATGGTTCCGCGGTCACGAGCACCGGCTGTTCTTCTAGGCAGCCCAGGTtcccgttcccagcacccatggtggCAGCTCCCAgtcacccataactccagtccccGGGGAGCCAGTGCCCTCACCTGTCTTTCTCCGTACACGTGTGGTACACAGAGAGGGCAAGCAGGAGAATAGTCACACACAGGATAAATAAATACTTCTCTAATGTGAGCTCTTAAACGTCAATAGCCGCGGGAGCGTGTAATTCCTGAAATTGCCAAGAATCTTTTTTGCTTAAATATTAAGGGCTTCCAGAAAACAAGATTCCAGTTAGGGAAGGTTAAATGAtcagagatgaagaaaatacagaaagccaTAAAGtccagagaaaataaagatgatttaCAACCCGAACAACCACATGGAGGCACAAAGAACACATTGTGCCGTCTGTCCTCCCAATGTATTTCAGAGAATAAATCATTTTATCACGATGTGGACATATCATCTTCATAACTGCCTATCTTATTATCTCACTAAAGTTGTATAAAGTATATCAAATCaagcacatttaaaataatttctttagatTGAAGAAGGAAACCTGGGAGTTGGACCACCTCTCTTTTCCTCAGGCTGCCGGGAAGATGGCGGACATTCAGACCGAACGTGCATACCAAAAGCAGCCCACAATCTTCCAAAACAAGAAGCGTGTTCTGCTTGGAGAAACCGGCAAGGAAAAACTCCCTCGGTACTACAAAAACATCAGTCTAGGCTTCAAGACGCCCAAGGAGGCCATCGAGGGCACCTACATTGACAAGAAATGCCCGTTCACTGGCAACATCTCCATCCGAGGGCGGATCCTGTCCAGCGTCGTGACCAAGATGAAGATGCAGAGGACCATTGTCATCCGCCGGGACTATCTTCATTACATCCGAAAGTACAATCGCTTTGAGAAACGCCACAAGAACATGTCTGTGCACCTGTCCCCCTGTTTCAGGGATGTACAGATCGGCGACATTGTCACTGTGTGAGAGTGCAGGCCCCTGAGCGAGACCATGCGCTTCAATGTGCTCAAGGTCACCAAGGCTGCTGGCACCAAGAAGCAGTTCCAGAAGTTCTGATCTAGAACAAATAAAGTTAGTTtctgtctacaaaaaaaaaaaataataatttctttaataGCCCTCTCTGCTATATGGGTAGTATGCTCCCACTTCCTGAGCTGTCATCAATGGAATGACTGCTGGCACAGGACACCCACGGACACCTCTGTGCCAGCTACTGACGAGGGTCCTCAGACAGGTGTTCCTGGGATAGTGCTCGCTGGCTTGCTACGTTTTTCAGAAACATCTGCCAAGCTGCTTGAACCCAACAAGATGCCAACCTACACTTCTACCGACAGAGTAGTGAACATCCACACTGGGAAGGACCCCTTTCCCTTTCTAACAGTGTACGAAactcccaggggctggagagatggctcagatttATAGGACTGCAGATCTTTACACGCAACAAAATAACTTTTGGATTTAAACAAACCTAACTGAATTTTTTTCCGggatattttataagaaaaggcTTCAACCATATTTTTTCCAAGTAGGTAATTTAGAATACATTTAGTAATTTACCCTTTCCCCTGGCTTTTATGCTAGGCAGTTATGGACCGATCTGTTCCATGCATGGGTATAGCCctaaaatgaaaaccacatgGTCCCAATTAGCATCATCTGAGGACATTTATATCTGGAAATGCAAATGTCTTCTCATtatacataattttcaaaattttcttgGCAATTTCAGCCAGTTTATTCTTCAAGTATTTGAGAACAACTTGACACATtccaaaaagaggagaaagaaagaaaatctgggaTGTTGATTAGGACGGGGCAAGAATGACACAGTTCCTTACTGAGAACTGGCATCTCCGTGGCACTCTGAGCACCCACATCACATATCCCTGTTTACTCGATCTTCTCAGTTAGTTTTTGTGATTTGCCTCATATGGATCCAGCCACATTTCTTGCTATACTATTTCTGTCTGCTTCATATATATTTTACCCCTAAGCAAACTACCCCATGCACAGAATGTCTAAGATGGTATGTCCACATTGCAAAGACAGCCTCACTCTTCAGGACCTGAGAGAGAGGGTTTCCCGTTTCCCGAGTGAGTAACATACGATGCTGCATGGAGCCCAAAGCCCCTGCATCTGTGTAGAACAGGGTTCAGCAGCTGTGCAGTGACCATGACTGTGCTCTCATGCCCAGTGATAAGatgatattaaaaattttaaaatgacacatgACACCCTCTCCACCTGCCCTGTCCTCTGCTCCAGATGGATGGGTGGCGGGGCACAGCCAACTCAAGTCTTTCTAGGGAACCTTCAGCTCCGAACAGGCTGACACTGGCTTTGGGATTGAGCCAGATCTCTTCCTGTGAAAATCACTGCTGAGTCCGTTCCCAGTGCACAGGAGAAACAGGGTGCTAATGGGAGAATTTGAAATTAGGGATTTCGCACTGTCCTGTGCCATCCTCCTTATACAACACTATTCACACCGTTCGCTGGGTCTTCGTACAGTTTGTGCGCCAACCAGCACAATCAATTTGAGAACATTTTCATCATGCCCAGAGGAAACTGTACCCATTATAAGTTAAAACTGTGGTGTATATCTTTCAGTAGTGGTAGGCCTGTTCACGTCATTTTATAAACCACCTCAAAAATTTTGTCATCCTGGGCACACAACACTCTGTACCCGTTAAACACCAGCACTCCATTTACCCCTTCCATAACCCGACATCCGCCATTCTGCTGTCCCTGTGACTTTTTTACTATTACATCATACAAGTGAGCTCATCCAGCAgttatcatgtgtgtgtgagacagactACAGACGTCCTCGAGGCTCAGCCATACTGTCACGCATGTCACAACACCCTTCGTTTTAAGGGTGAATACACGACAATCTTTTTCAAGAAAAGAGGGGGGTGGAGACAGAGGGGGGAAGCGGGGAtgataaaaaggagagagaagggagatctGTAGTTAGAAACCCCTCTACTGGCCCAGGCAGGACAACGACAAGGACACGCTCCCAGAAAAGACATAGAGGGGCAGTCACAGGTGTGTTTAAAGACATGTTTCAGAgtaaagaaaactaataaaagatAGAGTGACGTTTGCTCTGACCTAGAATAATGACACCTTGGCGCTCACAGACGGGACGGCAGGGACTAGATGGGCAGATGGCGGGGCCTGTCAGCAAAGAGCAAGGGGACAAGAGTGAGGAAGAAGGGACCAAGAGATGGCAatggaaggggagatgggaaaaCTACATAGCAAACACATCTGAAGACGTCGGGATGAAGGCCCTGACTTCATTCAGTGAAGGCATGATAACAAAGACCTAAGGAAGACTGCCACAGGCCGGCTGCTGCTCTGAAGGAAGACCTTCAACTGGCCCAGCTGACGCCgttcaaggaagaaagagaaacagtcaaTTCAGCAAAAGCAGCTGGGCACGCCCCCCTCCCCTCTGGAGGTGTGGGCAGTTTCGCACTCTTTGCCTTCACGGGAAAACTTCACTCCAAAATCATATTTTgagatgtttgcatgtgtgcacatacatacaaagatgAAAGCCATAATGCTGGAGCTGTCAGGTGTCTGAATTCTCACCAGTAGATCATAAAGGAAAATTCAGACTCTCCCAGCCAAGGAGGCTGAGGGGCAGACAGTTGTGCTGCCCAGAGCAGTTAGAGGGTGGACCAAATGGTCATCCCAGTGACAAGACTAGGTCTCTGAGTCAAACCACCTACAAATAGCCAGTGTAAGACACAGTGGATACACAGAAAAGGCCCAGCACATACCTTAAGAGGCTGAAGAAGCGTGGAGTGTCAGTCCGAAGTCTGCCACCAGCTTGATCTGCGCTAGGGGCAAATTTTTCCAacagagtttccatttccttaTTTGTAAAATCAAGAGAATCAAGCCTAATTTATAGAGCTGGGGCACTTTCAGTGAGGCTGGGGGACCACAAGCCCATCTGCACACTGAAGCCTTTGGATGGCTTTGAAGTCCCCCTAACTATGGACCCAGACTGAGTATTACCAGACATCTAAGCGGAGCTTTGCACGGAGTGGCAGTCTaactcaaagaaggaaagaaagtcagAAGTAAATACCaaaagatgtcaagaccatgGAACAAGAATAGTGTGACATACTACAAGAAATATGGAATAAACACCTCCTCCAGAAGTGAACTGATAAGTAAAATTTACATGCTTGCATTtgttcacagaaatagaaaatcccATGCAGTTTCCAGGAAATCCTCATAAAAAGTCAAGAATGTGTcaagaagagagaataaaagagagatgagggaaagagaaaggaggggagagttTTCCACACCCAAGAAGGTTCTCCTAAGGAAGACTATGCACAGATGTAATGGAATGATACCCACTAAAGGCTAAAATCAAGACCTAGAAGAGTGGTCACACGACAGGAATGGCCACATGACTGACTCTCACCAGGGAAGCCTCTAATCTTGTTGTAAGCCCAGACACTTTCAATTCACATTcttctaaattaaaaatagtgTGCATTAATTACACAGAACACAGGTCACCCCGAGATGTGCATATTGCTAATTCTGGTCACACACACTCAAATTATACCAggttctctcccctctcttctttctcgcCCGTACAGTCATGAGTGTAGGAGACGACAGGCAGCGATGTCTCTCCAAGGCTGTCTTCTCCGCATTATATGTTGATCCCGTTCCACCCATCTTCCTGCCAACGaggggattttgtttttctttaaggttGAATAATACTCTATTGTATCTATAAACCACATTTCCTCTTCTGTTCGCCTGCTCGTGGGTACGTAGACTGGCCCTCTAACTTGGCCTTGGTCAACAATGATGCCATAAAAAATGGGTGTGAAGCTATCTCCATGGTTACCTACAGGATGCCGAGGTTGATTCCTGTATGCCAAGGAGAGAGGCAATCTTTCCCATGACATTTTCAACTTACCTGAGAATCTTCCAGAAGACACAACTGCATCTTGGCTGTGTGTCGTCGTCTTACAGAACTCAGAAGTAAATTCTCAATCTAAACCACATTATGGGGAATTGTTGGCATGAATGAAAAAGCTGTAGCACCTAGCTCCCTCAAAGCTACAGCGTACACCTGTTTGATTCAAGCTTTTATGTTCACAGCTGTCTTTTAAGCCTGTCTCATATGGGAAGAGGAAGATAAATGCCTTAGAAAAGTGATGTCTACTGACCCAGATCCTGCTGAGCGAGCAAGAGAATCCTTGGGTTCTTTCTTAGTGATGTCATGCAGCCTCTGGAGACTTTGTTTGCTGCCTGACTATCTGAGGGGCACTAAGGAGCCTTTACTGCCATAAAGAGCAATGAAGTTTTCTTCCATGACACCTGCTCCTTTCTCACATGTCTGaaaatcatcaccaccatcagtgTAAGGCTGGACTGAGAAGATTCCCCACCATGGAAACTTCAGTTGTCTAAAGACGAACCCATCCCATGGCCGCTGATGAGGCCACTCCAGTATGATCTTCTCCTTATCCCATGGCCATTAATGAGGTCACACCAGAAGAACCCAACCCACGGCCACTGATGAGGCCACTCCAGCATGATCTTCTCCCAGTGCTCCTAGGTGTCTGTCATAAGATGCTCACAGAAGCATGTAGAGGGCTGTGTAGCTCTGCCTTCATTCTCCTTGTGACCTAActaaagatattttctttgttttctccatttgaaAGATAAAGGAGATGAACAGAGATTCCTTCCAACCCCCAAAAGctgggttttttacttttatcAAATCACAACCAAAGATGTTCatcaacataaagaaaatttggcaTTTTTATACAGTGAAACATTACTCAGACCATTTAAAGATTCTCAGgtaaatagaactagaaaaaacatcatcatgagtgaggtaactcagaccaagaaagacaaatgtgcTATGCATTTGCTTGTAtgtagatattagctgttaagtcattgATAAGCAAGCTACAATCTATATAACCACAGAGGGTAGGCAGAGAATAGAGAATTAGGGACtggttgggggagggatgggtCTTCCTAGAAAGGGGTAATAGAATAGGTAGTTATGGAGGGAAGGGAACTAGAACTGGAGGATCTAACAGGGAAGAGAGTAGCGagggagggaatatggggagggacagctcaaactaagggccatttgaggggtagtatggaaatctaatacagtagaagcttcctaaatatATACAGATACGAAAGTGATCTAAATGAATCCCCAAATAACAGGGGAGACAGCACCAACCATCTAATAGAATTCTTGACCAAAAGGATAACACGGGACTCCCCAAACAACCAGGTTAGTGCCAAAGCTATTGCCAGCCCTCCATAAACAGCCGGTAAggccctattgttgaagacaacacctacataacTCATTGACACTGCGTAGTCAAGCTGGTACTGACCTGGAGCCTTCATTCCTTATGGATGAGTATTCAGAGTGCTGGCAGGCACTctatgctaccaaaggagaaagggaaacatCAACCTAGCTAcaaatctacaagaatgacccgCCTGCAAAAGTAACTGGTGCAATACTAGCACAAAGCTTGTAGAAGTAAGTAACCAGCCGGTATCTTATTTGAGTTAAGGCCCACTGCATAAGACGGAATCTATACCCAGGTCCCTGGCAAAGCCAAATattactgttctttttttaatgtagtaATAAGATGACGcttaatgacattttgctatactcatagatctgtgccttgctcagtcatcatcagagaagcttcttcctgcagcagatggaaacagatacacagccagacattatgcagaaagtgagagacctgggaacactcagtcctaactgggatgtctccatcaaatccctcctttcggggctcagggaaccccatggaagaagaggcaggaaaagtgtaagccagaggggatggagaacaccaacAAGTCAAAACCTTTTAGACACAAGGCTGgcacacatatgagctcacagagactgtgccAGCACACACAGGGCTTGCACGGGTTTCTACCAACAAACCACACTCTTAAAGGTAGATCCCATGCCCAGCAGttgatggccaacacaaaatgaactcatgCCATTTTTGGGTGTTCTTTGCCTCATAAtgctaactttatttttaaaaaccttcagggcatttttctttttgccttacaggttctgtgcatatatattatggcttcggGTTTCaggtttttatgggattcctgtgttTTTTGAACATgggtgtctctgcatctatatgtgtttcttgtgctttttctttggctttttctagtttgttcatttttgttttgttgtattttattattattccttatatgcctgtttgttttctaaggagacacagaaaggatgtggatccagatgggagaggaggaggggaagaactggccaaagtggggggaggggggacataatcagaatatattatatgaaaaaaatctgttttcaataaaaggaaaaaatcataCTACTTAGTAAGATAAATCAAATCTGCAGCTTTTGCCTCCTGCCAAGTGCAACCCACTGCTCACCACAGGTGAGGGACAAGTGAGCATTTGCCGACCTGCCCAGTTTACAGGAAAGGGACGGGAACACAGCTAATAGTCCAGCTTTGTAATCATGTTAGAGCTCTGGCCTCAGGTTCTGGTCACTTGGGAGCTGGCAACTGTGCCTCCCACTGTATGGATGCCATCAATCCACTACTTCGTAGCTAATTCATTAGTCAATGAGCACAGAATGACCCTAAGGACAAAGGAAATCCATAAGCCAGAAGTCTCAAAGGGATCGCTTCTACCTGTGTGTCATGACACAGGACACTTGCATCTGCTGGCTGAGGCTGAGCAGTGAGCTAGCCACAGCTGGGTAGGTGCAGGGCCAGAAGCACACAGGGCACAAGAACAAAGAGCTCTAGGGCTGCCCTTTCGGGCCACGAGGCATTTGAGAGCACCGCCATTTCTGTGTCTCTGCAACAGCCTCGTTCACATCTCAAGCAGAAGGCGGAGTGCTGAGCTGGAGCCCTTGGTGGCACTTAGACCCCAGGGCCTCATGCCTATGGAGCAGGCTCCTCCCACCGAGCTACCCTCTACCCCATTCCTGCAGCTCCTAACTTGCTGCAGCTGGGGCACCAGTCAACCCTCAGATGCCAGCTGCTCCAGCTGCAGCCCAAGCCTCCAAGCCTCTGCAAGATCTCTTTCTACTCTTTGGGGACCATTCAAGCCGTCATCCCTTAGACCTATCTACTGAAGGGCAATCATAGattagggcaaaaaaaaaaaaaaaacccaacccagaTTTAGGCCAGAGAGACTGTGTCAGATAAGATGTCCTGACAGATTTGGGAATCACCTGGTAAGGACAGAAAGGGCTGCGTTTAAGACTCTAACTTATATCTGTTGGCCGTGGGATCTCTAGACAGTTAACTTTTCAGTAAGTAAGGAAGTCACAATGGTAAAAAGAACCCTAAGACTTGGTACACATGCCTGTACCAAGATAATGCATGTACGGTGCTCAAGTGTATATCACCTTGCCTACTGTAGGTGCTCAATAAACCTTAGACGCAGTGTGTGCCCAAGCTCATACCCGCTGAGGACCCTGGCAAAGTCTTCCAATCCACTAACTTAGAACTGAACTAAGGTGAGAAAtcagaaagaagataaagaggcctttgccaaagaaaacaaagccagaacTAATTGTAGCTAATCCTCTGTGTCTTGTGCCCAACAGAAAATAAGTTTGTCGTTGGGTTATTTTTCTGGCCATAACTCGCGATGCAATTAAACCACTGGCACTGATTCCCATGTTCCATCTGAAACGGCTCCCGGCTCCAATCGCCATCACGTGGTCTGCTCAGCAGGCAAGCCTGGAAGGAGATGAGCGGCTAATGGCTTCACCGAGACCTCTGTCTACAACTGCCAAGTCTCGGGGAGATGACACTTCCCAAGTGGCTGAAATCAACCCCAGAGGGACGGCTTTCAGAACTCGAGAGCCTCCCTCTTGGCTGCAGATACCTGTGCCATGGAACGGGAAAAATTTAGCCTGATTGGCTCAACCTGGTTAGGACCCATCCCTGGTGGAGTAACTGAGGACAGTCGAGATGGAGTGGACAGGACATGACTGTGAGCACGGAGTGGGCCTGGGCCTATCgacccttctctttttccttggaGAATCCCATTTTCCCTCAGCAAGAATCTTGTAAATTCTCTGCCTGCTCTTCAGAACCGAAATCAGGTTTTACACAAGTGGGTTTTTGTGAGCTGACCCCCCCTCCAGTTACAGAGCACTGTTCATGAGATTTGGggagtttcttttcatttgtgttcatacccttt harbors:
- the LOC119816933 gene encoding 40S ribosomal protein S11-like, with translation MADIQTERAYQKQPTIFQNKKRVLLGETGKEKLPRYYKNISLGFKTPKEAIEGTYIDKKCPFTGNISIRGRILSSVVTKMKMQRTIVIRRDYLHYIRKYNRFEKRHKNMSVHLSPCFRDVQIGDIVTV